The window GTGCAGGCGGTACAGGAGGTGGCAGATCTGGCCCAGGCAGGCCAGCAGCAGGAGCAGGTTCCAGGTGGTGACATCCAGACCGCACACGGTCAGCCAGCCCCACAGCGTCAGGCACAGGAAGGAGGGGGCGAGGAAGCCGAAGATGAAGAGGCAGCCGCAGGCCCCGCTGCCCCCCATGTAGCCCAGGAACAGCATAGTGTTGCCCAGGTGGTAGATGGCTCCCTCGGTGTTGTTGCTCCAGCCGTTGCAGACGGGAGCGGAGAACAAACAGTCCAGCAGCGTCCAGTCGTCCCCGCTCATGTTGGGAAGGCTCGTGAAGCAAAGTGCCAAAGATCTGAGAGCTCCTAAAAGTTGGCATGCAGCGTTAAGACGTTCTGGAAGGACAGCTAGAACAGGCTTCTGGTCTCATTATGTGTCCCCTTCCTTTCTCTCTACTGGTGGCGACTCTTTCTCTGGAGCCAACAGCTGGAGAGGAGCAGGGCGAgagggtgggggttggggggcgTCCATAGCGTCCCACAAGGATCACCATGTTTGGACTTGAAACCCAAGGAGGACGGAGTGGCGGACAGAAAGCAGGCCTGCTACTTAACATAACGAGGGGGGTTGTGCAGGCAGGAAGTGGGAGGGGAAGAATGGATTTGTCGCACTGATGCCTCCAGAGGTTCTGATTCTGTCTGGAGTTCTTCTGTTGGTTCTGACCCCCAACAGGGCCGGCTCGGTCAGTGTATTAGGACACATTTGTAGCGAGCAGGTCAGATTTCAGGTAAAAATATCCCCCTCCTGCCTCGCGTGCTCAACTGTCCTGCCTGCCGCACGAGTTCATCTCGGTGTCCAGAGCCACGTTTCTTCTTCTGGAACCAAGGGAGGACATTGTTAGACACCAATGACTAGCTGATTTGATGACGTGTGACAGAGATATTCGTCTCTGTTCAATGGAACATAGATCAAATCTGGTTCGACATTAAAGTCTCAAATGTTACGCAATTCCAattaaatgcattcatttttttttattaaacctACTTTTTGAGTCTCCCCCGATCAGAGCCAGATCAAAGCTGGTTCGACAGTAAAGCTTCAAATGTTGCATACGCCAcccaaaaaatatgaatattaaaatgatacattcatacacacagtCCAACTATGACATTTAAACCTTTATGACCAACGTTACCAACATTGTTGATCAAACATTTATCCATCCTTCGCGGTGTGCAAAACATGACAAATACACTTCATGGCATTTCTCTTTTATATCcaccaatgtacagtatatgtaacggatgccagcctgtgaggctgtgcaagtgtacgttggtaaacctcactccctctgcctcgagaactgcgctgaacacgcggtcgacagtccgggcttttggccgcgcggtcagcgctctcgtctccccaTTATGAAGGtcttgtgttcgagccccggtgcgggcagtgttATATATACACGTTACATATATTTTACCAGAAAACTCAGATGTAAATTGAAATCAGACATTTCAGACCACGCTGCACACATGTAAATGAAAATATGTCATGTTAAACCTCCCAGCATACTGGATTATACTGACAAGTGTTTGATCTGTAAACTACTGCCGTTTGCACACTGAATTGTAAGAAACGATTCGCCGTCCAAGGACAAACGCTGCTAGCATCAGTGTGCCAGGTCCACAACAGAGGAAGAATGTAGATATGTCAAGTATTGACTCCAGTTATTTTTAAGCCTAAGTGCATACCAGGGACAGCAGCCATTCACACAGAGAGGAGACATTCAGACACACCATTAATAATTCACAGTCCAGTCTTAAAATGAAGCAAGGTTTCTGACCAGAAACTTATTGCATAGAACTTTTATTCAATTCCAACAGAACTGATAGTCACACATTTCTCACAttcttagaaaaaaaaaaaacagcccaaaGTACATTATTCACGTGCTGAATAAATAAGAGGGGAAGAAACTAAGTCGCTGGCTCGTCTTCCATTTGCACCACAACACACTGCAGGGAGGAAGAACCAAGTCAGACTACAAGAGGTGGCGTGCTTCACGATAAAGACATCAGAGGCATATTTGTGTCCTACTGAcgtttttatagattttttcacattttgtaaaaaagatCTGTATGTTAAGACCTGGGGGCTCACTTATAGAGCTTGCGTACTCACAAAATGGGTCCGTTTTCCACGCAAAAGCAAAGTATGctacctataaaaacacaacgtGACGTGAGAATGTCCGCACCGCTAACGTCACCTTTGTAGTTGCCGTACGCACCTTTTTGCAGACATGGCGAAAAGGTGACGCGCTTGAAGTGGTGAGGTGAAATCATACtgcatgttagaaataaacatgcaatggaagccaatgaagatttatccatcattgcatgaaaacaccacgccattattgacttaaaacatttgtggaaagtgttatttgacatgactgatggatgtcatttgtcattgatcataaacaccattacaTACAAGCGTAGAGTATCTGGACTAAAAGATACcgtacatgaaaaacacaacgcagcGATTGAATGcgtcatcatttcattttataatcatgataaatataatgtgtttgattaatattaattacaTCTTTATCAATTAAACAATTGTAGGGATTACGTTTACAAGGCTGCTAATATGTCTATTTTTTTGACGATTTATGTCATCAATAGCGATATTTCTTTACCACGCACGGCCTCCATTTGTGCGGATAGTCAGGGCCGTGTGCCTAAACATCCTCTTTCCTTTTgataataaatatctttattgaaaacagaaaaaaaagtcgagtcaaaacaatcatttttaaGCCATATAACAGAAAATGAAAGTGGagcatttgtttttaaaataaataataaccaaATTCTTTCTAAatgaaagttgtgagtgccgtCTGCTACTGTCTACACACAGAAGTATTTTCttagcaaaatgcaaataaatgccatTAATGGCCCAACAACAATCATATGACCCGGAAACAGAAgattgtggaaaagtgtgacctgccaatatcaaataataaagtaacaagtaagtttttttttattattataattaatgtTGTGACATTCTTGAGCCattaattgcatttatttgcattttgttaAGAAAATACTTCTGTTGTGACTTGAGTGGCAGGATTAACCACAGTAGACGGCATTCACAACTTTCATTTAGAAAGAatttggttgttgttgttatttatttgaaatacaaaTGCTCCACTTTCATGGTGTTCTGCTATATGTTTGAAATGTGACAGTTTTGatctaactttttttcctcttttcaataacgatatttcaaaataacacattttagagctgtaattacaaTATTGTGAAACCATCACTGAtaacatgcagtcaaataacccgaTCATAACTGGAACATCAGCAATAAGCCGGCTGCatacggccatgtaaacaccaaaaacccttctgaaaaaaacaaatgttaccCCTCAGGTTAAAACTTTCCTAACACGAATATTGTGTCATGtaaaccagtggtccccaacacccgggccgcggcctggtcccgggccgcacagaaaaaaaataatttccattatttcatttttttaatgttttattttgaaaagtggccggattctctctgttacttccgtctcacttgacgcatgtccattgtgcgtgtgctaactttctctcatgccgcacaaatagactactactgtatttttaccatttttctttcacctcatctttggtgtcaaatgctgatactatgtgggaatgcatgaaggtaagtttggatgacttattgactgctaatgtgcacatttttctcaagtgaattcatgctagcgatgtaataatctttctggaaaaacttggctggaacttgaactggcagcattaattttgtgcttttaatttgatgttattcatgtcttagttttacacaatacatcataaataagataaattagatcgctataatgtacgaaccccccccccccattcgtatttcttcacgttctcgcttTCCATTAATGAAagaagtgagacagaatagtgtcaaggaCTGGCGGTTGGTCAGTACCCGCGCCAAAGCGCAAACAAAGGCGACTGCTACCGGCCCCAGGCTGTTCATTATCCGCCGTACCGCTGCTGTTAGTGTTTAAGGATACAGGAAGAACGTTCTCCGTGCGTTGCTGttttgatcgggatatcccgattgATTACAATTACCATGTATACAGGAATAACCCTGTTGGCTCAcacatgtaaacgggttattccgaatgtttcagaaaccagaatattgaccttaacctgaATATTGAcagcatgtaaacgtagtccatgatatttttgcccaaggttatcataccgtcagaatctcataccggcccatgcctattaaagacaaagcttggTGTTATTacttagtatcaacatttctttacatttttccttatatttgcctttttttttttttttttttttttttttttttacaatgtgctaaGGTCCAATAAAATATTCGCCACAACAGTGAAAAGCCCccaggcagcactttggacatctgCCTTCTTTGTCAGGGTTGAGCGTGTGACGTGATGTCAACTCTGTGAGCAATACGAGTGTGACAAAATATCGACATATTAAAGCAATATTTAAGCTCCCAAAAGTATTACTGTATTGATACGTCCTCGCAGTGAAAGTTTTGCATTCCTATTACAATATAGCTGCCATAAACTTCTTCCAATGTGAGTTTACAACAATGTTGGTGAAGTattgcagtctttttttttttttttaaattaaacttaccACACGCACAAAGAAAGCAATTAAATCTTGAATCCAAGCTGCCTCATGCAATCTTTGTGAGCCTCAATCAGCTCTGTGCATTTCTCTTCACCCTTTTCAATGATGCTAGAGCGcaggaaaaaaatcaatcaatcacaggAGTGTTTAAAAAGAGGTTCAGACTCCAAATGGGATAGTTACCATGCATCTCTGACTTTCTTGGTTTCAGGACAAGCGCAGCACGGCCTCAGCGGCTTCTTCACCTCGCTGCCCTGGGTCACAGACGCAGGCTCCATGCTAGCAGCAGACACGGTCGACATCTTCTGGCTATGTGGCACACAAGGAAAATGCCTTAAGATTCTTTGCTGTGGTCCAAATCACACCTTACACCACATCTCAtcatttgatattattttggcATGGTTTGAATCATATCTTGGATCAATTGCTCTGGTCTGAACCACAAATAACACTAGAATAATTAGATATTTTGCACAGGTCTGATACAGCTTGTTTCACTTACTTGACATCGCCTAGTCAAACTTAAAAGCAAATGTGCTCGTGCGTCATTACAGCCAACATTCACACACGTTTCCTCATTTTGTCTTCTGCCAAGCCAATTTCACCGAACCTAAATCAACCTTTATCCCTCAAGCAGTCCACATTTCCTAACTGCACATACTCCCAGAGAGGCTGTGCATACATTCGGCGTTCGATTATGACTATTAATGCACTGTTAAAATGCCTGAAGAGCCGCATGTGAAGAAATGGAGGCGTGGCCGCAGGCGGAAGGAAAACCACGAGAAGCATAAAACTATTATTTAAAACTGTGAGGAgccgtaaataaataaataattaccaAAAGGGAAGAAACATTGTGGGGTTTTTCTGTGCTACTGTTGGCATTTCAACATTAAAACAGTTCCTATTTCGTACATTGCATAACGTATGTGATGGTttactagcttgctagctagctagcttaaAAGTGACGCCGTTACGTCACGCGCTAAAAGTTCACAAAATCAGACCAATGTACACTTGTCCGTTCACAAACGACAGCGTTAAAAGTAACACAGAAAGGTAACCACTGACCAAGGCGATATTTCGGGTGTCGTGCATAACTTACCAGTAGAGGGAGGCCGTTGAATGATGCGCACAAGCTTTTCACCTTCACGATGAACACTTTGAGAGAATGGCTTTATACAACGTCACGTGACGTGACGCAGCAGTGGGGCACACGCTTCTGGAATATGTAGTCTTCTCACGGATAATACACAAGCAGCCGTGATTAGGCGcctttaaattgctttttttttgctgcttgaTGTTTCTTTGACTTGcgcattaaattaaaattaagaacaaacaacacaacCTCATGAAGGacaacactcattcttcacactcctaccgtcaggcagacgctacaggagtttgaagtccaggactaCAAGACTggtaaacagcttttacccacaggccatcagacttctcaacgaagcactcacacacaccacacgcaacacacgcacacactcatagcactttatttatttatttatgtatttaattagGGCGGCACGGtggcctgggttcgattctcccctgggcatttctgtgtggagtttgcatgttctcctgtgtgcgcgtgggttttctccgggcactccggcttcctcccacattccccaaAACATGCTGGTGAGGTttattggcaactctaaattgcccataggtatgactgtgagtgtgaatggttgtttgtctatatgtgctctgcgattggctggccaccagtccagggtgtaccccgcctgtcgcccgaagtcagctgggataggctccagcatgcccccgtgaccctaatgaggaagaagcagtatagaaaatggatggatggatgtatttaattatgtatttatttgtattaatgtctcttctgttgtcgTTGCtataatttattggtattaatgtttcttctgttgttattcattttcttgtgttttttttcttgcttttttggtgagaatgaacagaacaagaatttcattgcatagtataaccactgattttactgtgcatatgacaacaaaactcttgaatctaaaATCAGTTGTGccgcaatacagtcgtccctctccacctatttttatgaaataaaaaaatacgtaaaatattatgaatattaattaataaatcaatgcTGTTTCTGgttggcagccaatcgcaggggacAATTagacaaacaaatacagtagactCCCccacaacgtaaataatccgttccgagaacctttatgttatagggtttttatgttacacaaaccgtaaaatacatgtaaatagcctaatccgttcgaagatcttcccaaactcacacctttggctcttcaaaatattcaaagtccaccaaatatggtgggaaaatataagaaaacgttagcataaacatagtagagtcacattccaatataaaataagtctgtgtaggctctcagtcgtacaggagttgtccatcgagggaaaggcttcttgagacgtcatctgtacttctgtgaagaaggtgtcggacgtttcgctcctcatccgaagagcttcgtcagcgaactagtaagtgctggtagcctaggccttaaatacagtaagagtgggcggaattggtgtgccaacaccctcctcctattggttccttacactaagcctgggcggagtagtggtataatcctctcctgctattagcacctccgatcaaagggaagtgtagctccctgagttgggtatgaacgactctgatactggctcgttagcatctattgttctggctcggccctggcttcacctcatttgcaagactaagagctgtgggtttcggtctcagtaacATGCTGAACACAGgttccaaattaaacctcaaaccaccattccaattcaatgatgggttctgttgtttgacaaaaagagcttcctttactcctctttcaaaccatctgttttctttggccaaaatctttacctcgctgtcctgaaaagagtgattggtagctttcaggtgtagatgtactgctgattgaggaccactagaattgtccctgcgatgttgataaagccttttttggagcatttgcttagtttccccaatgtagtgctctttgcattcctcatctttacagtggatggaatagaccacattgctctgtttttggtttggagccttgtctttaggatgcactcatttttgtctcagggtatttactggtttgaaataggtaggaattttgtgttgccataagatcctctggagtttttcggagacccccgctacataagggactaccactcctctcctttttactCCTGTGggtttttgggtttctttctctactctcttcttttgacatttgttaaaagcccaccgtgggtacccacaggttgagagcgctctctggacatgttggacaagcctgtctctcacactaactcacgtacgtgctgtataactcagccaatgagatgagagcgtaggcggtgccccaataatcagccaatgagatgagagcagaggcggtgccccgaaaatcagccaatgagatgagagtgtagccggtgccccaataatcagccaatgagatgagagcggaggcggtgccccgaaaatcagccaatgagagcgtgatgcgtcagaaggcgtcaccaagtgttagtctgaacttgcacagacttgaggcattaataaagttcattgaaaaaaaaaagacttgcactgacttgatgctttgttatatggaatttcttctgtaatacgatgcaaaaactttacataaattctttatgttcagtggaatttatgtaaaaggaggtttatgttatgcgaggtactactgtaaatgattgtgtacagtatattataatactggccactaggtggcagtaatgttacaatgattagacaatagccaccgctgAAAGTACAGGAAGTATAATgtgactctcccaatgctaacatgtatgagtctatattatgtcttatttattaaattaagtcttaaatggcttattttctgtcctttatgtctacaatataataacaagaataataaaaatggattcgattttatatagtgcttttcaaggtaaccaaagcgcttcacagtgaaagtgaacccattattctttcactcctcagtcacacactgttgGTGGGAAACTACATCTGTAAGCACAGCTGCCACTcagactatagggatgttatttcatagaTTTCATAACATCTATGTTAGAggactctaatgatgttaaaaagcctatttagaaggttgcaaacacgtttttctatgctctaactacgaaaatactcagtttataaagaaagaaaacccactttgcggaaattcatgtATCATTCAtgtgtcgggtctggaaccaatgaaccgcgataaacgaaggatgGCTATATATTACGTCTTAAGTCTTTAAAGATTATACAGTATCTCTCTTGTCTGGCAGCCAAGTCCTGCTTTATTAGGTGAACTTGCAGTACatctctcatgcagttgttttggggGGTTGAGCAagttttttggcatttgcagcattttcctcccacattccaaaatcacAACATTACTAACCAACTAGCTAACTGGAGGCTCTAAATTGCCcaaaggtgtgaatggttgtttgcactGTACGTTCCCTGTGATTGGcggccgaccagtccagggcgtaccccgcctcccacCCACAAGTCACCTGGGATAAGCTCCGGCTCACCTGTCacactaatgaggacaagcgctatAAGCAGGACCTTTCCTTGAGATGATTTCTGTATACGTGCTGTAAAAgagccaaagaaaaaaagcaaaagctgCTGCAGGACAAAATGTAGAACGTGAGGGCTCGGGAGtatttgaaatatgaaaaatgcatgtgtgtttttacatgtctgctgtgcGTCAGCAGAAGAAAAGCCACGCGTAAGCAAGCAGAAGCCCTGAGTCATTCTCCGCGACCAGCTGTGTCCTGTTTAAACAAAGGAGGAAGCTTTGCATATTATTCATTTGCTCTCCCCTGCGTGGATGATAGTTACCTTTTTTCGGGCAACATTGAGGCTGCCTAAGCAGCACGTTGCTTCTTCAGCACTACAGtctgttgatgatgatgacggcTTGTGTGAGTCCTCATCATCCCTCGCATCGcttttttttggccaaaaaatCAGCAGAGTGAGCTCTCTTGTCTCTCTCCAAGTTCGCTGATTAGCCAACAAATTGCCTCCCATGACAATAAAGCTCGATGCAAGttgacaaaattaaaaaaatcaaaccaaGATGGACTGAAAGTTTGTGAAACTACAAACATGGCTGCAATCAACCTCAATGTATCACGCTGGGCAATGTCCACATGATGGCCAGGTCAGAGGTCAAACTCTAAAATGATGTTGATTTACAGCGACTTCAAGGCGTAACGTAAAAACCTACCTCAAGGACATGATACCGCCTCCGACCCGCCCCCTAGCAAGGTGAGCCCGCCCCgttgtaaaaaagcaggctttgcttcacacacaactccacacagtgtcacatccagaagttctccgacgacacagccatcgttggttgtgtttcagaggggaaagatctggaatacaggacggtcatcagggactttgtcagctggagtgagcttaaccactacaactcaacaccagcaagacaaaggagatgatcattaacttccagaggaaaacatctcactttacaccggtgaacatccagggagtggacatagagttggtagacagctacaaattcctgggtgttcaccttaacaacaaactggactggtccgtcaacacccacgccctctacaagaagggccagagtcgcctccacctgctgaggagactgaggtcctttggtgtgtgcaggactcttttacggaccttttatgactctgtggtggcctcagccatcttctatgctgtcggctgctggagagggggcagcacggacagggacaggagcaggataaatagactgatcaggagagcgagctctgtcctggacggtcctctggactccgtggaggaagtgggggagagaaggatgttggctaagctgacatccatcatgaacaacacctctcaccctctacatgacactgtgggttcccttagcagctccttcagcaccagactgttacacccacggtgtaagaaggagaggttccgcaggtccttcataccgaccgctgtcaggctctacaacacctgcaccacctgaaccatgttgtagacactatgctttatttacactgttctctttacttgtcttgctgctgtaacaagtaaatttccccgctgtgggataaataaagtacatacaatacaatacaatacaatacatctTGAAAATaaagctacagacgtgggagctgtgcgtttgatcatgttgtttttgtttttagcgACTAGGCTCACCTAgcgtgtaatgttagcactgtagttcTCATGCTGTGGAAGCAGAGTTACAATCTacaaggggtgtcacaagatctcgagTCACAAGACTGCGTGAgattcaaacatgacatgatTGAAAAAACATCTCGTGGGCaccaggcctgggacgataatgaaTCAATGAATTACTCAcataagaaatgaaaatgaactccatcATTTTGTCGGCCTTAGTATGTGAATACATGTCCACTTTGCATGCACGTGCACAAGCCATCTCATGCCatgacagtcccattataatgtgttgagAGGGCGAGGGCCAACatgtagcaccaaatctatttgtggtttACTCatggcgggccaccacaaatactgtaaattaatgtaaaagcGTCTCGCTCCACGTGAATGgagtaaaaagtaaaagtaaaaagtatttttggcctaaattaggaattttcaagcatagtgTTGCAGGATGGACTTGGTCATCCAGTATAATAGTGTTTAGCTGCTGTGGCTGTTAGCCAATTATGACATTCAATTAGTCAAGCGTAGGTAGTTATTGTGGCCCTACTGTCATAGAGTTCCTGTTGTGTGCTTGTGAAACGAGTGGTTCGCTTCAAGCTGTCTCGTTCTCCCGGTGCTGCGGTTGACAGGTACGTGGTCCTGCAGGTGTTTGTGGTGTTCAGCCACCTGTGTAATCTTTTCAAGATGTTGACAGTTTCGACACTGGTGTATGGTGCCTGATCTCCCCTTTCACGTCACGGAAACCTTGGCGACGTGGAGCTGTGGCAGCGTACTAGTCCAGCGCTCCCCTCCACCGGCGTCCGTGCTCACGACACCTCCCCTGTGTGCGTGCGGGAACGAGCTGCCGCCGCTTGCCTTCGGATACAGAGTTTGGTTTCAAATTTTATCTTGTGGACGGGCTTCACGCCTTGAAATGGTTTGGCCCTTGTGACCCAGTTACCATAAGACGTTTTTgagttattatatttattacttTCGTTAATTTGATTGGTTTGATTCTTATTTGGTGTGTAGAttacatatttgctttgttattGATTTTACTTTTTCCTCGCTGTGGGTT is drawn from Dunckerocampus dactyliophorus isolate RoL2022-P2 chromosome 9, RoL_Ddac_1.1, whole genome shotgun sequence and contains these coding sequences:
- the LOC129187332 gene encoding cytochrome c oxidase copper chaperone codes for the protein MSTVSAASMEPASVTQGSEVKKPLRPCCACPETKKVRDACIIEKGEEKCTELIEAHKDCMRQLGFKI